Genomic DNA from Candidatus Hydrogenedentota bacterium:
AACAACGGCACGGACAGGACCTCCGGCAACAATACCGGTACCGCGGGAGGCGGGTTTCAACAAAACACGTGCGGCTCCCAGTCTGCCGGTCACTTCGTGCGGAATAGTCGTGCTTACGATAGGCGTTGACATCATTGATTTGCGTGCCTTCTCTCCGGCTTTACGGATCGCATCGGATACTTCAGAGGCTTTGCCAAGGGCAGCGCCTACCCTCCCATTACCATCACCAACAACAACCAACGCGCTAAAATTAAAGCGGCGTCCGCCTTTTACAACCTTCGCAACACGATAAATCTTTACCACGTGCTCTATAAGCTCTTCTTGCGCGTGTGCTTCCGAATCCGAATCAAATCTACGAGTCATCTGATCGCCTTTTTTGTTAAGAGTAGCCGTACTCAAGTGTCCTAATTCCTAAAACTGTAGCCCGGCTTCACGGGCCGCGTCGGCGAGGGCCTTGACCCTGCCATGATATAAATGACCACCTCGGTCGAAACAAGCCAAGCTGATATTCAATGCCTTAGCACGTTCACCTAAGGATTTACCGACTTCTTTGGCTGCGGCAATGTTGCTGCCCGAAATCTTTAAAGATACGGAAGAAGCGGATGCCAAGGTGTGCCCTGCAATGTCATCAATCAACTGGGCGTAGATATGTTTGCTGCTCCGTATCACGCGTAAGCGCGGCTTTTCAGAGGTGCCTTTGATATTCTTACGCACGCGAAAGGCGCGGCGCTTCAGCAACTCCATTTTTTTATCCATCTTAGCCATAAAAAAAACCTTTCAAAATATCCTGATTAAGGACATATACCTGTCGTTTATGCTCCCGCTTTACTTTCCTTGCGCAAGACGAACTCATCTTGATAACGAATCCCTTTGCCTTTATAAGGTTCAACGGGCCGGACTTTACGGATATTGGCTGCTACTTGTCCCACGGACTGCCGGTCAATACCGGAAACATGGATCGTTTGCGCGCCTTCAACTTCAAGGGTGATGCCTGCGGGCGGCTCAATGACCACGGGATGGCTATGCCCCACTTGCAGATTTAGGTTTTTACCTTGAAGCGAAACACGGTAGCCGGTACCTTCAATAAGCAGCGTTTTACGGAAGCCGGTACTGACGCCGACCACCATATTATTAATCAGTGTGCGCGTCAATCCATGCAAAGAGCGATGTTCAATACTGTCGCTCGGCCGCGTGACGACGAGCGCATTATCTTCTAAAGCAATCGTGATTTCAGGCGAGAAGGAAGCTTCTAAACTGCCTTTGGGCCCTGTAATCTTAACATGGTTATCTTTCAGCTCGCACTTGACTCCGGCTGGAAATTCCACCGGTAATTTACCTATACGTGACACGTTATTGCTCTCCTGTCATCGAGTTTGCTTTGAAACTCGCTATTAGTATTACCACGCTTCGCATAACAGCTCGCCGCCCAGCTTTTGAGCACGCGCCTGTTTACCGGTCATCACTCCCTTGGAGGTACTCAGTATGGAAATGCCCAAACCGCTGCGTACGGGCTTCACTTCATCGTGACGCAGGTACACGCGCAAACTGGGCTTGCTGATCCGTTTAATACCCTGTAAAACGGGTTTACGATTCGTCAAATAGCGCAGCTGAATACGGATGATTCCCGGCGCAGGTGTTTCCGTCTCTTCAAATCCGCCTAAATAGCCCTGTTCAGTAAGAACACGGCAAATGGCAACTTTAAGATTGGAGCGCGGCACATCCACGGTTTGTTTACCGGCCTGCAGACCATTTCTTACACGTGTCAACATATCAGCGATTGGATCACTCATCGACATGACAATAATATTCCTTACTTAGAAAAAAGAGTTTTACCAACTGGACTTCGTAACACCGGGGATTTTCCCTTCATGGGCCAATTCCCGCAAGGCGATACGCGACATGGCGAATTTCCGCAGATAACCTCTGGGACGCCCCGTCACTTTACAACGGTTACGGTGTCGGACAGGACTCGCGTTGCGAGGCAATTTTGCTAATTGTCTCGACGCTTCCAGCCGCTCTTCCATCGTTAACGTAGTATCAATAACACGGGCTTTCAGAGCCTCGCGGCGACTGCGATATTTTTCAGCCAGTCGCATCTGCTTTTTCATTTTTTCAATCTTGCTGGTCTTAGCCACAGTAACGCACCTTGTCTTGAGCGCCGTATTGGCACCCGGTTTCTACCAGAGTTAATTTGCGAACGGCATTCCCAAATGTCGAAGTAATGCCCGACTCTCTTCTGCCGATCCGGCATTCTTAATGACGAACGTAACATTCATACCGCGCACACGTCCCACTTTATCCAAATCCACTTCGGGGAAAATGGTTTGCTCACGAATCCCCAAGGTATAGTTGCCGAATTTATCGAAAGCCTTGGGAGACAGACCGCGAAAGTCACGGATACGGGGAATGGCAATATTAAATAACCGATCCATAAATTCCCACATGTACCGACCGCGAAGCGTGACCATGCAGCCGACATTGGCGCCAGCGCGCAGTTTAAAATTAGAGATCGATAAACGTGCTTTGCGAATTACCGGCTTTTGACCGGTAATCAAGGCCAGTTCCGCTGTCGCCGCGTCCATCAATTTAGCATCGGCAATCGCATCCCCAACACCCATGTTGACAACGATTTTTTCTAAGCGCGGCACTTGCATAACATTGGCATATTTAAATTCTTCGCGCAACGCGCCAATAATTTCGTTGTTGTATTTATCTTTAAGTTTCACAACCACGGTTGTTTTCTCCCGATCTATCGGTTATTCCCAAGCCGCGGAGCCTACTGAATGCTCCTACGGCAACGGAATTAATCCACGGTTTCTCCATTAATCTTCCAAACACGAACACGTCCACCATCTGCCAGCCGTTTCATGAAAATCGCAGACGGCGCTTTGGCTGATTCACACCAAGCCATCACATTAGACATATGGATGGGCGCTTCTCTTTCGATAATGCCGCCGGTCTGATTTTTGCTGCCCGGTTTCGTGTGATGTTTACGAATATTCACGCCTTCAACAAGCAGGGTGTCATTCTTCCGGAAAACTTCCAATACGCGCCCGCGTCGTCCTTTATAACGGCCGCTCGTAACAATAACGGTATCTTTTTTTCTAATATACATAGCAGCTTAACTTCCTATATGACTTCGGGTGCCAAGGACAAGATACGAAGGAAACCGCCCTCACGCAATTCACGCGGTACGGGGCCAAAAATACGGGTTCCTCTCGGCTCTTTTTGAGGATTAATTATAACGGCAGCGTTCGTGTCAAAGCGGATCGTCGTTCCATCAGCACGTTGGGTCGCATGTTTTGCGCGTACGATAACCGCTTTTACGACGTCGCCTTTTTTAACGCCCGCATTAGGCAGCGCTTCACGAACGCTGGCGGTAACAATATCGCCGATCCCGGCATAGCGCCGTTTCGAACCGCCCATAACCTGGATGACCCGCAATTGGCGCGCTCCGGAATTATCGGCAACCAACAATTTTGAATAAATCTGAATCATCGTTAATTTCCTTCACCCTTTATTCAGCGCGTTTAATGACTTCCACCAAGCGCCAACGTTTCGTTTTGCTCAGCGGACGGGTCTCACGAATGCGCACCACATCGCCAACTCGACAGGTTTCAACCTCATCATGGGCTTTATATTTTTTGTTGCGCCGCAAGGCCTTGTTATAAAGACGGTGTTCTTTAACACGTGACACCGAAACGGTAATGGTCTTATTCATCGAAGTACTGGTAACAATGCCAACACGTTCTTTTCGGTGGCTCTGCTGCAATTCAGGCTGCTGAAGGACGTCTGTGCTCATGATTTAATGTTCCCTTTCGCGGCGGCAATTTCCCGCTCTTTCATGATCGTCTTAACTCGTGCAATATCTCGGCGTGCTTCCCGTGCGAGGCGGCAATTATCCACCACACCCGTGGCCTGTTGCAGTCGAAAATTAATTATATTGGCTTGGCAATCCTGAATAATTTTCAGCAATGCTTCATCTGTTTTTTCTCTAAGTTCTTTGGCTCTCACTGCTTTGGACTCCTACCTGTGAAAGATGCCGATTATTGCATCCGAGAAATAAATTTCGTTTTAATGGGCAGTTTAAAGCCTGCCAGACGTATCGCTTCACGGGCAAGCGGTTCGCCCACACCTTCAATCTCAAACATAACACGGCCGGGCTTCACAACGGCAACCCACTGGTCAGGCGCGCCTTTACCTTTGCCCATACGGGTTTCGGCAGGTTTCTTCGTAATCGGTTTGTCCGGAAAGATTCGGATGTATACTTTTCCGCCACGGCGAAGATGACGCGTGATCGCCACACGAGCAGCCTCAATCTGCCGCGCCGTAATCCAGCCGTCCTGCATCGCCTTAAGACCGAATTCACCTTCTTCCAGCTTACAACCGCCCTTGCTGGCACCGCAACGACGGCCACGCTGCACTTTGCGGAATTTTACTCGCTTTGGCATCAACATAGTTATTCTATCTCCAAACTACCGGTTTGACCGATGTAATACGTTATATCTAAATCCAGGCTCCGGCACGCACCAAAGGAGCCCTTCTCCTTATCAGTCCATTTTACGGCCGCCGCGGGCACCGCCGCCGCCGCCACGACCATGACGTTGATCACCACCGCGCCGCCCCGGATGGGGGCTTTGCCGACGTTTCTCGCCGGAACCGCCATAGGTAACCACATCGCCGGGCATGATATCGCCAAGATAAATCCAGACTTTCACGCCAATAGCGCCATAAGTCGTTCGGCTCGTAGCGGTACCATAATCTACATTGGCACGAAGCGTATGGAGCGGAACGCTTCCTTCGCGCGCCTGCTCGGCTCGGGCGATTTCTGCACCGTTCAGCCGACCCGCCACACGGATACGAATACCTTTGGCGCCTAAGCGCATGGTGTTCTGCATGGCTTTTTTCATGGCGCGACGGAAGGAGACGCGCCGTTCCAGCTGCCCAGCCAACCGTTCTGCAACTAACTGTGCGCTCAGGTCTGCGACAGGAACTTCTTTAATTTCGATTTCAATTTCGTGACCGGTAAGCGTTTGCAGTTCTTGGCATAACTGCTCTACACGATCCCCTTTTTGACCGATAGCATAAGCGGGCTGCGGTGTATAAATGTGCACCTTCGTTTTGTGACCCACCCGTTCAATATCGATCTTAGCAACATCTGCCTTCGGATTGTCAGGATCTTTTTCAAGCCGCATTTTCACATACTTGCGAATTTCCAAGTCTTTGTGCAATAACTCGGCATAATCCTTGTCGGCGTACCAAATGGATGACCAATTTTGGATCACGCCCAATCTAAAGCCGAAGGGATGTATTTTCTGGCCCATGGTATCTCCTCTTATTCGCTTAAGAACAAGGTAACGTGACTGCTACGGTGACGAATGCGCCCGGCGCGACCGCGCGCCATCGGACGGTGACGGTAAAACATACGCCCTTCATCGACCATAATGGTGCTCACAACAAATTCATCAGGATCAATGCGGCGCCGTGCTTCGCGTGCACGCCATTCTGCATTGGCCACGGCGGAATCAAGCAGCTTCCGAATCGGTTCTGCGGCGCGCTGCGGGGAAAACTCTAAGATATCGCGAGCTTCTAACACGCGCTTGCCTCGAATAAGGTCTGCTACAAGGCGCGCCTTGCGCGGGGAAAGTCGCACATTACGCAATGTTGCCTCGGCTGTTAACATTACCTTGTCTCCTGTTATCTACCGCCCGCATGGCTGCGGAACGTTCTAGTA
This window encodes:
- the rpsH gene encoding 30S ribosomal protein S8 encodes the protein MSMSDPIADMLTRVRNGLQAGKQTVDVPRSNLKVAICRVLTEQGYLGGFEETETPAPGIIRIQLRYLTNRKPVLQGIKRISKPSLRVYLRHDEVKPVRSGLGISILSTSKGVMTGKQARAQKLGGELLCEAW
- the rpsQ gene encoding 30S ribosomal protein S17 codes for the protein MSTDVLQQPELQQSHRKERVGIVTSTSMNKTITVSVSRVKEHRLYNKALRRNKKYKAHDEVETCRVGDVVRIRETRPLSKTKRWRLVEVIKRAE
- the rplP gene encoding 50S ribosomal protein L16, with amino-acid sequence MLMPKRVKFRKVQRGRRCGASKGGCKLEEGEFGLKAMQDGWITARQIEAARVAITRHLRRGGKVYIRIFPDKPITKKPAETRMGKGKGAPDQWVAVVKPGRVMFEIEGVGEPLAREAIRLAGFKLPIKTKFISRMQ
- the rplV gene encoding 50S ribosomal protein L22; its protein translation is MLTAEATLRNVRLSPRKARLVADLIRGKRVLEARDILEFSPQRAAEPIRKLLDSAVANAEWRAREARRRIDPDEFVVSTIMVDEGRMFYRHRPMARGRAGRIRHRSSHVTLFLSE
- the rplE gene encoding 50S ribosomal protein L5, coding for MVVKLKDKYNNEIIGALREEFKYANVMQVPRLEKIVVNMGVGDAIADAKLMDAATAELALITGQKPVIRKARLSISNFKLRAGANVGCMVTLRGRYMWEFMDRLFNIAIPRIRDFRGLSPKAFDKFGNYTLGIREQTIFPEVDLDKVGRVRGMNVTFVIKNAGSAEESRALLRHLGMPFAN
- the rplF gene encoding 50S ribosomal protein L6, which produces MSRIGKLPVEFPAGVKCELKDNHVKITGPKGSLEASFSPEITIALEDNALVVTRPSDSIEHRSLHGLTRTLINNMVVGVSTGFRKTLLIEGTGYRVSLQGKNLNLQVGHSHPVVIEPPAGITLEVEGAQTIHVSGIDRQSVGQVAANIRKVRPVEPYKGKGIRYQDEFVLRKESKAGA
- the rpsN gene encoding 30S ribosomal protein S14; the protein is MAKTSKIEKMKKQMRLAEKYRSRREALKARVIDTTLTMEERLEASRQLAKLPRNASPVRHRNRCKVTGRPRGYLRKFAMSRIALRELAHEGKIPGVTKSSW
- a CDS encoding 50S ribosomal protein L24, with the protein product MYIRKKDTVIVTSGRYKGRRGRVLEVFRKNDTLLVEGVNIRKHHTKPGSKNQTGGIIEREAPIHMSNVMAWCESAKAPSAIFMKRLADGGRVRVWKINGETVD
- the rplR gene encoding 50S ribosomal protein L18; translation: MAKMDKKMELLKRRAFRVRKNIKGTSEKPRLRVIRSSKHIYAQLIDDIAGHTLASASSVSLKISGSNIAAAKEVGKSLGERAKALNISLACFDRGGHLYHGRVKALADAAREAGLQF
- the rplN gene encoding 50S ribosomal protein L14, producing MIQIYSKLLVADNSGARQLRVIQVMGGSKRRYAGIGDIVTASVREALPNAGVKKGDVVKAVIVRAKHATQRADGTTIRFDTNAAVIINPQKEPRGTRIFGPVPRELREGGFLRILSLAPEVI
- the rpsC gene encoding 30S ribosomal protein S3, whose product is MGQKIHPFGFRLGVIQNWSSIWYADKDYAELLHKDLEIRKYVKMRLEKDPDNPKADVAKIDIERVGHKTKVHIYTPQPAYAIGQKGDRVEQLCQELQTLTGHEIEIEIKEVPVADLSAQLVAERLAGQLERRVSFRRAMKKAMQNTMRLGAKGIRIRVAGRLNGAEIARAEQAREGSVPLHTLRANVDYGTATSRTTYGAIGVKVWIYLGDIMPGDVVTYGGSGEKRRQSPHPGRRGGDQRHGRGGGGGARGGRKMD
- the rpmC gene encoding 50S ribosomal protein L29; this encodes MRAKELREKTDEALLKIIQDCQANIINFRLQQATGVVDNCRLAREARRDIARVKTIMKEREIAAAKGNIKS